In Flavobacteriales bacterium, the genomic stretch TGCAACCGCAGCAAGCAAGTAGGTGGCCAATGAAGTACCGAAATGTTTGAACCCATCAAATATCTGTTCAAGTTTCGGGTCGGTGTCGTTGGCAATGTTCTTAGCAAAGATGATGAGACCCAGCGCAAAAGGACCTCCAATGAACAGCCCGACAATTGTTCCCAGATACGGAATGACCTGAAGCACAAGGGTAAGCAGCATGTAAACAAGGAAGGTTCCAATGGCAAGACCCCACTTTCCGCGCAGGGAATCGGTAGCTTGGCTCATCAACTCAGTATTCGGTGTCATAGTAGGTTGGTTAAAGGTTTACCGAATATACATTTTTCCAATACTCCCAACGGGGAGCGGTAAAAAAACCTATTGAACAGCCCCCATCGCGCTACGGGTTTCTTCACTGTTGTCGAGGTCTTCAACCCAATCGGCCGTTGGTCGGTCTTCAGGTAGCACAACGGGGTTGCCGAGGTAATCGACCCGTTTGCCGGGCCAGATGAGCGTTTGCCACAGGTAAACGGAAAGGTGTTTCCGGTTGAGGTTGGGGTGTACGAAAGGTGCCAGATTCTCCTCATGGTATTTGGGATAGAGGCTCCAATGCAATCCCGGTTTCATGTGGTGTGCTCCATGAAAGCCGTTGTTGAAAACCATCCAGTTGAAGAGTTTTCCCGTAAAGTTGCGCGAGTGATTGTAGGGGTGTGTCTCATCGCAACCATCGTGTTGCCAGAAATTAGTACCGAAAAGCCCCCAGATGCCATACAGTCCGGGAACGATGATGAGCACCAATGCCCGTTGCCAATCAATGAGCAATAGTGTGAGTTTGATGCCTTTGACCAGAAGCGCTTCAATAAAATACTGTCTGTACCAGTCGGGTTGAGTTTCCTTCATCTTGGCCTTGAACTTCTGTTCCATCTTGATAATATCGAACGCCATGAAGAAGAAGAACAGCGAT encodes the following:
- a CDS encoding fatty acid desaturase, coding for MTRSRIVRYKADYRTLATVFGYGIYTIASWFIYPHVSTFWKVMLFVVHCNVQFVLFCIIHNTIHSPIFRKKKWNKAFQYYLTMLCGNQVSGFVPGHNLSHHMHLQTPKDTSRTTRARFEWNFLNQSLFFFFMAFDIIKMEQKFKAKMKETQPDWYRQYFIEALLVKGIKLTLLLIDWQRALVLIIVPGLYGIWGLFGTNFWQHDGCDETHPYNHSRNFTGKLFNWMVFNNGFHGAHHMKPGLHWSLYPKYHEENLAPFVHPNLNRKHLSVYLWQTLIWPGKRVDYLGNPVVLPEDRPTADWVEDLDNSEETRSAMGAVQ